Genomic segment of Arctopsyche grandis isolate Sample6627 chromosome 3, ASM5162203v2, whole genome shotgun sequence:
tatgtaaaaatgtgtgcaaagcacacaggcggccgaaagaaacgatggtcgaaaaaattatattccttaaaaaatacgaaaaaagacatggtactttttaaaatgcgtttaggttgtcttgtatacttgtggattgctatTGCAAGCAGCCCCGGCTCAGACTTTGGTTTCTCATATTAACctaaccaaatttaaaaaaaatatatatctttttAAACTTATCCCAAATTCAATTCGTAATatcgtacatatatagaaatatataacGTTGAcacttttaacaaaaaaaattggaagTTACCAACCCACAACTTGCAAGCGTTTTCTATACAAAttaagcgcaaatgtagggaaactcacacaagacaaaagttctacttccggttgtccggttttgttaaaaaaaaattattacttaaaatcaccatatatattaaacatattcaatatcaagaagatgataataatttaaaaggtcaaaataaaataatgaaatattgtttacgaATTTTGACCAATACCGTAtgaactctaagttagtacataaataatacaaatataaattttcagcttgatacgttcaggggtgtggaaaaactCCCACTTAccgtttaataaatttaatggttttatttttattttaatcgcattgatacaagaattatacttgaattttctggTGAAggacacatgtttaaggggtggAAAAAAATTGAGCgcgagtaaactgccacttctggttgccACTTTTTTTTGTGAGGTAGGGGCCCCGCTAATAACTCCCCCCAGGGCCTTGCAAAACCCCCAGCCGGTCCTGGTTGGGGGTTTTGCGTTCGGGGAATTTATGGGACtttaattcggggaaataatGGGATTACAGGTATAGCTTCGGATacggtccgcatagagctaggtcttttatattctattatctttgcgactgccagtTATATTTCTTTTAGGATGTTGAgtgttggttggttggttggttggttggtcatcgaaagaacaatgtcaaCAAAACTAAACGCTTTGATTTCTGACAGCTTTTCTGGTTAATTGTTACTGTTATTTAAATGTTCAACACtatttctcacacaatatttatcacaaggtaagatttttgcactagTCGCATGcaaatatatttctttattaatataatttatacaaatgctgataaaattaaagagcggccgatttaagtttgcacacaggcggccaaactcctaggcgcggccctgggtggcgcacatatgtatgtacatacatattttatttatttattttttttatttattttatttatttatttttttactatgtaCCTAATTACTACTAAGCTCGTCAGTATTACATTCGGTATGACTTCTCAAAGAGATAACAATCAACAGGGATGTTCCGTGGGAAAAGGTAAGTAAGGCGGTGCCCAAGGGAGACACATTTTGAGGGGTAgtaaatcaaagaaaaaaatgtattaataaaaaaattgcaatcaataaatactatataattaCCGGAAACTATGTTATCGCGAATACGTATACAAgcatttaattacataatattacattcaaaATCGATGCAAAATGGAGAATTGTAGATTGGATCAACCAAAtggtaataaatgcgatcagacggttgtttcaattatgatcgaaactttcaaatgatcctatctaaaaaaaaataaacatgattggttaaaaaaattatttactttcatgtatttttatgaaatcattcacctgagatttatttttaattatctttgATTCAATATATGCTAACGCTTTTAGGAAAATTAAACACATAAAGTTaatataatctatatattttttccatttaccgtttaccggtttatgcaatttgacggtaaattgcaatccctagatCCAAATGAGTGCTTCCATTAAAACTTATGGTATGAAAcgtaaattcaattaaaattaaataccacATACCAAGCTTTTCAGTATAAggtttttcattaggatttAACAAAACTAACAGAAACACTaacagtttttggaataaaataggtactatAGGTATAGGTATTAATTAACtaggtattaatttcatttattcttggGTAACAAACGTtattgtggacaatgataataatttgtaagttgtaaatttttttttagaaaatgccCATTTCGGGGGCTTCATGATCCAGGGGCCCCAAGCGCgtgcttatttttatatatatcaaaCCGCCGCTGTATTCGACTCATTTGAACAAATTTTCCATCACTTAAATTCTGAGGCTTTAATAACACTTGTTAGACTTTTCTCTGATgctaaaaatcagaaaaaaacagTGCTGCATACATTGTGTATAAATGAGTTAAGCTGTAGACACATAGGTGCTATGCGGCacgtgattttttaaaaatagttttgcacatgcaaaaaaaccctagcacgcctaatctatgACATCGGgatccttggcaaaactcaccaCCTTcgtttgttttcggtgatatattttccATGTGTTGACATTGGTTTGACAGTGGTTGAAAAcaatgatttccatatttgaaggaaTGTAAGAGacacttgttgaaataataagatcgtatgaactaataatgacatgaagatacaccTAGCCCAGCTGGAAACTAATATCACGtccatgccgtacgattcagtgtgttcttaccagtaaacggattatttcgcacattgcgttCTCGTAAGTACAATATTTTGcgtgattgatggagtttttgggtgccaggtGTTCCGTGagcgagattttagtgacgtgcgcgagatcgcttttttcGGAATATTCACCGAACCATTAGTCACGTCATAAACGTGGACCATACACGTTTGTTAGTAATTCaaaattcacatatgtacatacattatgaagtaaaaatgttaatattttttcgttcattcattattaatatttgttaattgttatgaGTCATAACATAACATGTTATgagtagacaccggatagtcacagtgctatccattgttccattgttgtaaatcctttgtaaaaaaggttcggcaaacctttaacaatgcatttacaacctttgaacaatacgcggcaacttctgggtccggtgactagttatgagtCATAACATAATGAGTCGTAAGAAGGTTAGCTGATTCAGTCAGACGGATACGCATTCCAGAAACAACGTGTGAACTTAACTTATCCGTCTGTCTTAACTAACGTTCTTACCTTTCGGtacatacactgatttctcaggagttcgaacaaaagccaattatggctcatatttgCTGCTATATATATGTAGCTGCACCAAACGGATTTCACGGTAgttgtataaatacagaaagctgtatatatacagaaattacAATGAGGTTATGGGAACTAGTcttattgtgaaggtcttcttcaccaccagtccgccatgtattgtagacagattcgtctgtgttcggtattaatacaactatatgttgaatgtggtatttatttggtagtaacacgtatacacaagtatggttaattgtttgtaaaagtatgtcgttcagcggtctctggatatggtagagtgtcgctggctcggcattcagctatgttcagaaggtctctggatgcggcagtgtgttgctggctcggtgttcggctatgttcggaaggtctctggatacggcagtgtgttgctggctcgtccggctggttgatcttccaagtccgcgtagtgtagtggtggctggtcaggagctgtatgttgactggtctgctgctgtgtgtcgacgcttgctgctgtgggtcgactggcgttgtttgggttgtacctccttttatagtgtttctggaatgcttggtggaagtggttattgatgcgtacgaaaggaatttgctttcgtcgaggcgtcgaattttctggaatgcttggtggaagtggttgtacgagcatttagtttgttgatgcgtacgaaaggaatttgctttcgtcgaggcgtcgaattttctggaatgcttggtggaagtggtcgtacgagcatttagtttgttgatgcgtacgaaaggaatgcacttttgtcgaggcgtagtattttctggaatgcttgatggaagtggttattgatgcgtacgagaggaatttgctttcgtcgaggcgtagtattttctggaatgcttgatgctgttccgctcgatgtattttgttgttgcggaatattctcgaaggtttcgatgacgatgacgacgacgagattcctacaaggtgtgtagccgctcgaggactgtcatacaacgaatatgtcGACTTAGCacttttcaatttgaacaatttggtaTCACCCCAATAATGGTGGTCACCCAGTGCAGACCGCACTCCCCGCACGGGCCTAGTGACGCTACTGTTGTTAGTAATTCaaaattcacatatgtacatactttacaaattaatttttcattccaaattgaccctttttcatttcaaattgatcatttttcatttcgaattgaccctttttcattccaaattgacattAAAAAAGGGTCAATTCGAAATGaaacaatttggaatgaaaaacctgtatgcgaaacaaatttataaaaacaaaatcagTCACTTACCTGTAAaaaacggtaattggattattaatcaaattgtgatggtcacaaagacaatttttgctatgaaaactgTAATGCGGagtatttggcactcgagttttcgttagtatgatagttatcgttagtatgatggacttttcggctgccagatattccgttatagagattttagtgacttttgggggagcgctttgtgaccaatgatcaccgaaccgtaaaaaacataattcaaaatttttttaacttGCGTTTATGGTTCAGTCTGAAGAAGTGGTATAAAGTTAGAATTCCTATAATCATAGTTAAATTAAAACTCAAATTCTAATAATAACGcgagtttaaataaaattaaaatatggttgtttataaaaaaaaaaactcaacacAGGAATTTCAACTCTAGGTTTTTTTGTGCTGGCAATCTTGTTGTGAATGACATTTGGCTGATCGAGGCATGTGCGCCACGTTTCGTCACTACTCGTGACACTTATCCAGTTgaatttgcacaaaactcgctagaaTGTCGAAAAAGAAAGGTTCTAAGAAGGTTTTCGATTTGGCGAACGAGCTGGAGGAAGAAGCCCCACCAGCGGAAGCTCCCGAAGAAGTAACCTCTCAAGTCAAGCCTGCAAAGGCCGAGAAGAAGAAAACTCGTCCACGAGCTGATAATAGCGACGACGAGGCACCCCGTGGAAAGTCGGTAGCTTCAGACGATGAGAACGCCAAGTCTTCGAAAAAAACTACGAAAAAAGGTGAAAATTcctttatactttttttaaatctgtGACTCGGCTTGGGAGTATTGAATCAAAATATGATTTGATGTGTAAATAGCACGATACGAGTAGATATTCACtacttatattataaagtataAGTTTATTGGTGTAATTGCACAATTTTGTCTATCCATATTTTACAATTGCcaattgcacatacatacagtgtGTAAATATAGCAATATGTGACGTACAAGAAAATATTGGCACATAAAACTGTTGAAGTCATTATGTCAGGTATCACACCATAGTATCTGTCGTTTGTTTATCATGTCCGCAATTATTATcggtaatatttgaaatatgtatatgtttttagtattttaaattaatttattttaacttcTATGTATAGAAAAGGACAAAAAGAAGTCGAAGCATTCTGATGGTGAGGAGTCTGATGATGAAAAAGTTGGTGGAAAACCACCCACAGGAAAGGCTGTAAAAAAGAAAGTCAAAGGTAGTTTTTCTTTGttgaaataatcattataaatgaaagcacatgtattttattattaattcaattcgtaTTGTAGGCAAAGGTAAAAAGGCTGATGATTGGTCTGATGATGAAGATGAAAAAGAAGTAGAACAAGCTAAAAAAGCAGCTCCGAAGAAGAAGGGTAGGTTCAGAGCTACCATTTGTgccacattttttatttgtataatttttaatatttattttttctgttcTTATAATAAGGTAAAGGTAAAAAAGATGATGGGTCTGATGATGACGAGAAGGAAAAACCAACTGAAGCAGAATCTAAAAAAAGTACCAAGAAAAAAGGTATATTTTagatgcaatttttttaaaattgaattgtttaggtaaatctttaataaaaattgtGCTTTTTCAGGTAAAGGTAAAAAAGATGATGCATCTGATGACGAAGAAGAGGATAAGAAAGTTGATAAAAAACCAGCTGCTAAAAAGAAAGgtattattaatacatacattattataatattgaaaatagtattgaaatgtaacatggaatatttttatgtagGTAAAGGTAAAAAGGCTGATGATTGGTCTGATGATGATGACAAACCACTAAAACACGATTCAGATGATGAAGATAAAAAATCGAAGAAaggttaataataattaatagatTTAGAAATACAATTCTGttgatatatgaaatattttaagagTGTATGTAATTTTTAGCTAAAGGTAAAAAGAAGGTTGCTTCAAAAGTGTCCGACGATGAAGATGAACAAAAATCAGATGATGACGATAAGAAGTCTATAAGCAGTTCAGTTGCAGATGCCAAAAAGCAAAAAGCTACCAAAAAGAAGGCGAAGGGTATTGTAGTTTTTTTATGATGATAAAATGTTGTATTAGTTTGTGAATCTAATTGGTATTCTCTCATAGGAAAATCTAAGAAAGACGATTGGTCAGCTGATGACAGTGATAAAGAGCTGAAAATCGAATCTGAAGATGAAATGGTTGCTGCAAAGCCTGTAAAAAAGAAGGGTAAATTGagagatttaaaaatatcttaatCAGTGGCttgactacatatatattttggaaCCCGATGCAAAAATCGTCAAACGCcccttttataatttttaagtatGAAATTTTGCTTTTATGTAAAATCATTACTTCGTACCAGATTGTGcttttaaatatcatattgCTTTGTATAACGAGTCCTTTTAAATTCATTCAAATGTTTtcattgaatttatataaaatgtataataagtaTGTCTtctgtttttaaattcaattattttacatatgtatatagaataatGGAATAAGAAGAAaatgcaaattaaatttattttcaaataattcaatataatatatcatatttggtgttttacttataattatTCTGTAATACCAAATGATTAAATCACAGTTTAAAATCCCAGAAATTGTGCTCCAATTCAActctttaaaattaattttctaacaaaaacaatcaaatgaaaaaaaaatccaatataatatttttatatggtagCTTTATCGATGAAAATTGATATGTATGATgagaaaatatttggaaatttgAAAATGCATCATGATCAAATAGTCCAATTGTGCTGCTTTCTTACAAAACAGTGATTCTTTTGGGTCTCTTCGGTGCATTGAATTAttgtagttacgccactgatgCTTATTTGAGGGTAGCGAGTGGGGCTTTTATTGTCTACTTTTGTTATGTTTAGCGAAACAGAAGAAGAACAAGGCAAAATCTGATTctgaagatgaagatgaagaCGTTGGGAGTGATATAGAAGAGATTGAAAAAGAgcttgttaaaatgaaaatagaggAGACGAAAGTTGAAGAAAAGAGCAAACCTGACAAAAAAGATAGTAAAAAGCctgtacgtattttatttttattttttagaatatcctatttatgtatgtatatgctggCTTGTTAATttgatgttttcattttttttatttttaggaaaAGAAGGGTAAATTatctaaaaatgaaatgaagaaaaaatctattaaaaaaaaagtcgaatCTGAGGATGAGGCTATGGATGAAGATGAAGAGGACTATGGATCTGATACGGAAGAGAAAagtaaaatagtggaagaaacaCCAACGGAAGATTCAGATAAAAAATTAACTCACAAAGATAAAAAGAAGATGAAGAAACAACAAGAATTTGATAAACAAATGGAATTGATTACTAAAAAAGGTGGACAAGGTCACAGCGAATTAGATAGTAATTTTACCGTCAGTCAAATGCAGAAAACTGCTGGttagttaatttttattaagtattATTACTACTTTAgtgttttcttttaatttatacataattttgacGTGTTTCAGGTCAAATGGCTGCATTAGAGAACGCGGTAGATATCAAAGTTGAAAATTTCTCAATTAGTGCTAAAGGCAACGATCTCTTTGTGAACGCAAATCTGCTTATCGCCAATGGTAGACATTACGGTCTCGTAGGTCCAAACGGCCACGGAAAAACTACACTCCTCAGACATCTCGCTCAAAGAGCATTTCCGATTCCtccaaatattgatattttactttGTGAGCAAGAAGTAGTAGCTGATGATTTTTCTGCTGTCGAAAGTGTATTGAAAAGCGATGTCAAAAGAACTGGTTAGTCGAGTcaatgttttatgtatattaaatttgatggtaGTTATTCAGTGTTTATGAGTATGTTTTGCTTTTAGAACTGATGAAAGAGTGCGAGGAATTGGAGGCTTTAGTCGGCAAAGGAAAACTATCGAAACAGGAGCGTTTGAATGAGGTGATTTATACAGCgaattatataaatgaaatggTTTTAgtgtgatgatatttcattgatGTTATTGTTTGTTACAGGTTTACGCTGAATTAAAAGCGATCGGAGCCGATTCTGCTGAGCCGAGAGCGCGTCGTATCTTGGCTGGTTTAGGTTTTAACAAGGAAATGCAAAATAGAGCTACTAAAAATTTCTCTGGTGGTTGGAGGATGAGAGTATCGCTTGCAAGGTagtttacgttttttttttttagtaattgaATTGTAatgagttttaattttgatttggtTTAATTTCTAGGGCGCTCTTTATCGAACCTACGCTCTTATTGTTGGATGAACCTACGAATCATTTGGATCTCAATGCTGTAATTTGGCTCGATAAGTCAGTTTgtgactttttattattataataaagttgttagatttttttatatatgtatgtatatttggattTTTTCAGTTATTTACAAGGCTGGAAGAAAACTCTTTTGATCGTATCTCACGACCAATCTTTCTTAGATAATGTATGCAATGAAATTATCCATTTGGACACGCAAAAGCTTCATTATTATAAAGGAAACTATAGCATGTTTAAGAAAATGTTTGTCCAAAAACGAAAGGAACAAGTGAAAGAATATGAAAAGCAAGAGAAACGACTGAAGGAAATGAAATCTCACGGTACATCTAAGAAAGTAGCTGTGAGTAGTCGGTTCTAtcttcatatattattttcctTATAGTTATTTTGTTTGATTCCGAGCTCACGCTAATTGCTGAACGAAATTTCaggaaaagaaacaaaaagaaGTGCTTACTAGGAAACAAGAGAAGAATAAGACCAAAGTTCAAAAGCAAGACGAAGATTCTGGTCCTAGTGAATTATTGGCGAGACCGAAAGACTATCTCGTCAAATTCAACTTCCCAGACCCTCCAACTCTACAGCCTCCGATTTTGGGTCTTCATAGTGAGTTTATTACTACACTTGTCGTACTACATACAGGTAGTGCttattcattataataaaaagcaacattaaaacttaatatattatttttagatgtcGATTTTGCTTACGATGGACAGAAACCTCTTTTCAACAGTGTCGATTTCGGCATAGATCTGAACTCTCGTATAGCCATCGTCGGTCCTAACGGCGTCGGCAAATCCACTTTCCTCAAACTGCTCGTCGGAGATTTGTCACCTAGAAAAGGCGAACTTCTCAGGAATCACAGACtcgtatgtttaaaaaattatacattaataTTGTTAAGTATATATTCTATAAGATTGATCACAATCACTTTTTCAGCGTATCGGTCGTTTCGATCAACACTCTGGTGAGCACTTGACGGCTGAGGAAACTCCTGCCGAATACCTTCAACGCTTATTCGGCCTGCAGCATGAGAAAGCTCGCAAGGCTCTCGGCTCATTCGGTCTCGTAAGCCACGCTCACATCATCAAAATGAAAGATCTCAGCGGTGGACAGAAAGCACGCGTCGCTCTAGCTGAACTCACCCTGAATGCTCCGGACGTAGTCATTCTCGTACGTATTCCCATTTCAATTGTGAAATTGTAACGACGATTCCGATTATGCTGATGCTCGGTTATTGATCTTATTTCAGGATGAACCTACGAACAATTTGGATATTGAGTCGATCGATGCTTTGGCTGAAGCCATCAATGGCTACAAAGGCGGTGTCGTTATCGTCTCTCACGACGAACGGCTCATCCGTGAGACTGCATGCGCTCTCTACGTCATCGAAGATCAGACTATCAACGAGGTATACTTTGTTATAATCTGTCAAGTCtgattatatgtgtatgtatgtgtgttatatttggatttttttttgtcatgtaGGTTGACGGAGACTTCGACGATTACAGGAAAGAGTTGTTGGACAGTCTCGGTGAAATCATCAACTCGCCGTCGATCGCTGCCAATGCTGCCGTACAGCAGTAGTCTGTCTGATGAGGGATTGCAATCAGTGCCCAACTTTtgtcatattgtatataatatcatGTATTAGGAAATGCATAGAAAATATTTGGAATTGATAATTCGTTGTATATAAACATGTTGGATTAATGCTTGGTATTTTAATGCAGTTTTAAAATGAAGGAGTTGAATGAATTGAATGATCTAATTGTGTTTAAAAATcaacgaatgtatgtatgtgtgtgtatactcAAACCTGTTGTAGATTGACGTTGATAGCTAAAGCAGGCCTGCTCTTAGGGATTACAGTATGGTAAATTGGACTTGTTgaacaaattaaaatcaattcttaTGATATTTAGATCAATTGGTAGTTTGAGTCTGATTTAATATATGCTTTTGACTGAGAGCAGACTAAGTTTTGAAGTTGATTCTATTGCAACAGCTTCTGTTTACTACTTATTCGAGTATtggaataataatattatttcttttgttaggaacaattatatacatattaatatttatactgtCTATCTTTATTTTCTTGTATTAAACTAATTTTTCATTGCATTTTACAATTTGTATAAATTGtctaatttaatacaatttgtattgaagATCGTATTAGAAAATTGTGATCAGGGTTTCTACGATAAGGCGAAAACATGTTcattcaatatgtatatatgttacagttgaagtgtattttccagttgaaatatattttgacatcAGAGCTGTAAAAACTcaattgttatattacaactggcgcacactgttgaaagtgtatttgcgcttgtagatatataatttactatttgaattatactcgaatatgaatgacctaaaacgccagtt
This window contains:
- the LOC143909854 gene encoding ATP-binding cassette sub-family F member 1, producing MSKKKGSKKVFDLANELEEEAPPAEAPEEVTSQVKPAKAEKKKTRPRADNSDDEAPRGKSVASDDENAKSSKKTTKKEKDKKKSKHSDGEESDDEKVGGKPPTGKAVKKKVKGKGKKADDWSDDEDEKEVEQAKKAAPKKKGKGKKDDGSDDDEKEKPTEAESKKSTKKKGKGKKDDASDDEEEDKKVDKKPAAKKKGKGKKADDWSDDDDKPLKHDSDDEDKKSKKAKGKKKVASKVSDDEDEQKSDDDDKKSISSSVADAKKQKATKKKAKGKSKKDDWSADDSDKELKIESEDEMVAAKPVKKKAKQKKNKAKSDSEDEDEDVGSDIEEIEKELVKMKIEETKVEEKSKPDKKDSKKPEKKGKLSKNEMKKKSIKKKVESEDEAMDEDEEDYGSDTEEKSKIVEETPTEDSDKKLTHKDKKKMKKQQEFDKQMELITKKGGQGHSELDSNFTVSQMQKTAGQMAALENAVDIKVENFSISAKGNDLFVNANLLIANGRHYGLVGPNGHGKTTLLRHLAQRAFPIPPNIDILLCEQEVVADDFSAVESVLKSDVKRTELMKECEELEALVGKGKLSKQERLNEVYAELKAIGADSAEPRARRILAGLGFNKEMQNRATKNFSGGWRMRVSLARALFIEPTLLLLDEPTNHLDLNAVIWLDNYLQGWKKTLLIVSHDQSFLDNVCNEIIHLDTQKLHYYKGNYSMFKKMFVQKRKEQVKEYEKQEKRLKEMKSHGTSKKVAEKKQKEVLTRKQEKNKTKVQKQDEDSGPSELLARPKDYLVKFNFPDPPTLQPPILGLHNVDFAYDGQKPLFNSVDFGIDLNSRIAIVGPNGVGKSTFLKLLVGDLSPRKGELLRNHRLRIGRFDQHSGEHLTAEETPAEYLQRLFGLQHEKARKALGSFGLVSHAHIIKMKDLSGGQKARVALAELTLNAPDVVILDEPTNNLDIESIDALAEAINGYKGGVVIVSHDERLIRETACALYVIEDQTINEVDGDFDDYRKELLDSLGEIINSPSIAANAAVQQ